In Candidatus Scalindua japonica, a single genomic region encodes these proteins:
- a CDS encoding NAD+ synthase has protein sequence MKICLAQINPTVGAFKQNTRKICKFINTAGKMGADLVIFPEMSVVGYPPKDLLELSEFVDSNLKALDEIKNSVTGISAIVGFVDRNMAERGKALYNAAAHIRNGKIVSRHYKSLLPTYDVFDEDRYFEPTHDVSISMISGRKFGISICEDVWGADMAWPGMIHHKDPVKCMVKQGAEIIVNISASPFTIGKQDVRVKMLAGHANRNNVPIVFVNQIGGNDDLVFDGNSLVINKNGIVVDKASGFKEELLMVELKGQDVRASVGKSKPAGTASQPGTGDSEIESVYKALILGTRDYVKKCGFKKTVIGLSGGIDSAVTAVIATKALGRDKVLGVTMPSSFSSKGSVEDSRILAKKLGIECKVIPIKSVYNAYTKALSRVFAGLPFDVTEENLQARIRGKILMAISNKYGYLVLTTGNKSELAVGYCTLYGDMCGGLAVISDIPKTMVYDLAEYINRKKEIIPTDTIKKPPSAELRPNQKDQDSLPPYDVLDIVLRAYVEESMNVSDIVAMGYDESLVKDIISKVDRNEYKRKQAAPGLKVTTKAFGTGRRMPLAQRYTRK, from the coding sequence ATGAAAATTTGCCTGGCTCAAATAAATCCGACTGTAGGTGCGTTTAAGCAGAACACACGGAAGATCTGTAAGTTTATAAATACCGCAGGAAAGATGGGGGCTGATCTGGTTATATTTCCGGAAATGAGCGTTGTGGGTTACCCACCTAAGGATTTGCTGGAACTTTCCGAATTTGTAGATAGCAATCTGAAAGCATTGGATGAGATAAAAAACAGTGTAACAGGTATTTCGGCTATTGTAGGTTTTGTTGACAGAAATATGGCAGAGCGTGGTAAAGCGTTATATAATGCGGCGGCACACATAAGAAACGGGAAAATCGTCTCCCGGCACTATAAGTCTTTACTTCCTACTTATGATGTATTTGATGAGGATAGGTACTTTGAGCCAACGCATGACGTCTCAATATCAATGATATCCGGCAGGAAATTTGGTATTTCAATTTGTGAGGATGTATGGGGCGCGGATATGGCCTGGCCAGGTATGATCCATCACAAAGACCCAGTTAAATGTATGGTAAAGCAGGGTGCAGAAATTATTGTAAATATTTCTGCATCACCTTTTACAATTGGCAAACAGGACGTAAGAGTGAAGATGTTGGCGGGTCATGCAAACAGGAATAATGTGCCAATTGTTTTTGTGAACCAGATTGGGGGCAATGACGATCTGGTATTTGATGGTAATAGCCTGGTAATTAATAAAAATGGAATTGTTGTGGACAAGGCTTCAGGTTTTAAAGAAGAGTTACTAATGGTTGAGTTAAAAGGCCAGGATGTTAGAGCATCTGTGGGAAAATCTAAACCTGCCGGAACAGCGTCTCAACCCGGGACTGGAGATAGTGAGATTGAATCAGTATATAAAGCTTTAATTCTGGGCACACGGGACTATGTAAAAAAATGTGGATTCAAAAAAACCGTAATTGGTCTGAGCGGAGGAATAGATTCTGCTGTTACCGCTGTAATTGCAACTAAAGCCCTTGGCAGGGACAAGGTGCTTGGTGTTACAATGCCTTCAAGCTTTTCTTCCAAAGGTAGTGTTGAAGACTCCAGGATTCTGGCAAAAAAACTCGGAATTGAGTGTAAGGTTATACCGATAAAGTCTGTATACAATGCGTATACCAAGGCCTTAAGTCGCGTATTTGCCGGGCTTCCATTTGATGTTACCGAGGAAAATCTGCAGGCACGCATAAGGGGTAAGATCCTGATGGCCATCTCAAATAAATACGGATATCTTGTTCTGACAACCGGGAACAAATCAGAACTTGCAGTTGGTTATTGTACGTTATATGGTGATATGTGCGGAGGGCTGGCAGTTATATCAGATATTCCGAAGACTATGGTTTATGATCTTGCCGAATACATCAATCGGAAAAAAGAGATTATTCCTACTGATACTATTAAAAAACCTCCGTCAGCCGAATTACGTCCAAATCAAAAGGACCAGGACTCATTACCTCCGTATGATGTTCTTGATATAGTGCTGAGGGCCTATGTTGAGGAATCAATGAACGTCAGTGATATCGTGGCAATGGGTTATGATGAGTCGCTTGTTAAAGACATTATCAGCAAGGTTGATAGAAATGAATATAAGAGGAAGCAGGCGGCTCCAGGACTCAAAGTTACCACAAAAGCCTTTGGGACGGGCAGGAGAA
- a CDS encoding HDOD domain-containing protein translates to MSKITLAGLLIKVKNMPPLPQSIIQILELTKNPESSANDLAKVFERDPKLAANILKLANSPYYGFSRTISTISHAIVCLGIDTIKSIALTSSTQEMLNNEIPAYALEKGMLWQHSIGCAVCARIIAKRIGFKESEEAYIAGLLLDIGKIILSNYAEDQFVEIIKKSKNDRVPFDRAEQEVLGFDHAKIGGKIIKKWNLPPILVDAVQYHHQPEKAKTHKKITYIVHLADSISCMLGIGLGCDGLMYVFEENTLDILGIHKDDLEFIMSELVDKVFGTEQSYNNHAIEQESFEEECHIITD, encoded by the coding sequence GTGAGTAAAATAACTCTTGCCGGATTGTTAATCAAAGTCAAAAATATGCCCCCTTTGCCACAAAGTATTATACAAATACTTGAACTTACGAAAAACCCTGAATCTTCCGCAAATGATCTGGCAAAGGTTTTTGAACGTGATCCAAAATTAGCAGCAAATATACTTAAACTTGCAAACTCACCTTATTATGGTTTTTCTCGGACGATATCAACGATCTCTCATGCAATAGTCTGTCTTGGCATTGATACTATTAAAAGTATTGCATTAACTTCATCTACTCAGGAAATGTTGAATAATGAAATACCAGCGTATGCTCTTGAAAAGGGAATGTTATGGCAACACTCCATTGGTTGCGCGGTCTGCGCGAGAATAATTGCGAAGCGAATCGGGTTTAAGGAGTCTGAGGAGGCTTACATAGCTGGTCTATTACTTGATATTGGCAAAATAATACTAAGTAATTATGCTGAAGATCAATTTGTTGAAATAATTAAGAAATCAAAGAACGATAGAGTCCCATTTGATAGAGCAGAACAAGAGGTCCTTGGTTTTGATCACGCCAAAATAGGTGGAAAAATTATAAAAAAGTGGAATCTTCCACCTATTCTTGTGGATGCAGTACAATATCACCATCAGCCTGAAAAAGCGAAGACGCATAAAAAAATAACGTATATCGTACATCTTGCTGATTCCATTAGTTGTATGCTTGGAATTGGGCTTGGATGCGACGGCCTTATGTATGTTTTTGAAGAGAATACGCTCGATATTCTAGGTATTCATAAAGATGATTTAGAATTCATAATGAGCGAACTCGTCGATAAAGTTTTCGGCACAGAGCAGAGCTACAATAATCATGCTATTGAGCAGGAGTCTTTTGAAGAAGAGTGCCATATAATTACCGACTGA
- a CDS encoding phosphoadenylyl-sulfate reductase, with the protein MNNISIDQKLVDKLEEISDPGELMAELFRMFGRRAAIGTSGQWTGVALIDMVIRAGISTPRVYTVDTLRLFPETYDLFRELEKKYNINIEKAAPDFDAVSKMVRNHGEMIFFDSKAKQEYCCKIRKVNPNDKVLDTLDVWITGLRADQSNARSQIKRVDIVQHKQQDGKERPLLKVTPLIAWTEEKVMKYVRDNNVPIHKLLEMERDGWHYASLGCIICTTPISPHETRRAGRWRWFNHQLDDDHKECGLHLTDTKKSS; encoded by the coding sequence ATGAATAATATATCGATCGATCAAAAACTTGTTGATAAGCTGGAAGAGATATCTGATCCTGGTGAATTAATGGCGGAGTTGTTTCGCATGTTTGGGAGACGCGCTGCGATTGGTACCAGTGGACAATGGACGGGTGTGGCCTTAATAGACATGGTAATTCGTGCCGGTATTTCAACCCCTCGTGTTTACACGGTAGATACTCTGCGACTTTTTCCCGAAACATATGATCTTTTTCGTGAGTTGGAAAAAAAATACAACATCAATATCGAGAAAGCCGCACCTGATTTTGATGCGGTAAGTAAGATGGTCCGTAACCATGGAGAAATGATCTTTTTTGATAGCAAGGCAAAACAGGAGTATTGCTGTAAGATACGTAAAGTGAACCCGAATGATAAGGTCCTTGATACACTTGACGTTTGGATTACAGGTTTACGGGCCGACCAGTCTAACGCGAGATCTCAAATTAAACGGGTAGATATTGTTCAACATAAACAACAGGACGGAAAAGAGCGTCCGCTGCTCAAAGTGACACCACTGATTGCCTGGACGGAAGAAAAGGTTATGAAATACGTCAGAGATAATAATGTACCTATTCATAAATTACTTGAAATGGAAAGGGATGGGTGGCATTACGCCTCGCTGGGATGCATTATCTGTACAACCCCTATTAGTCCTCACGAAACACGCCGTGCGGGACGCTGGAGATGGTTTAACCATCAACTTGACGACGACCATAAGGAGTGCGGTCTGCACCTCACTGATACAAAGAAAAGTTCATGA
- a CDS encoding YggS family pyridoxal phosphate-dependent enzyme, whose translation MSIKENLEKVKQKIAYAAAKVGKKPEEITLVMATKTVDAERIREAVKNGGHVIAENKIQEALKKYDVLKDEDAAWHFIGHLQTNKVKDVLKFADMIHSVDRMGLVEKLDKRLMSEGRSMDVLIQVNTSYEESKYGVAPEEAISLVREASQYDTLNIRGLMTIGLFTDDEVKIRKCFKLLKGIHDSVIKEGIKGVEMEYLSMGMSGDYHIAIEEGANMVRVGTAIFGARDTPDAYYWPSEKTDK comes from the coding sequence ATGTCAATTAAAGAGAATTTAGAAAAAGTAAAACAGAAGATTGCGTATGCTGCCGCAAAGGTTGGTAAGAAGCCGGAAGAGATTACATTGGTTATGGCCACAAAGACTGTTGACGCGGAGCGGATACGCGAGGCAGTAAAAAACGGTGGTCATGTTATCGCGGAAAATAAGATCCAGGAGGCTTTGAAGAAATATGATGTGTTAAAAGACGAGGATGCTGCCTGGCATTTTATTGGACATCTGCAGACCAATAAGGTTAAAGATGTGCTGAAGTTTGCTGATATGATCCACTCTGTAGACCGGATGGGCCTTGTTGAGAAATTAGATAAACGACTTATGAGTGAAGGCCGTTCGATGGACGTATTAATCCAGGTCAACACATCTTATGAAGAGAGTAAATACGGGGTTGCTCCGGAAGAGGCTATCTCTCTGGTCAGGGAAGCGTCACAATACGATACCCTGAACATCCGAGGACTGATGACTATCGGCCTCTTTACCGATGATGAGGTGAAGATACGGAAGTGTTTCAAGTTATTAAAAGGTATTCATGATTCTGTTATAAAAGAGGGTATTAAGGGTGTGGAGATGGAGTATCTTTCTATGGGAATGTCCGGTGATTATCATATTGCCATTGAGGAAGGGGCCAATATGGTGCGTGTGGGCACTGCTATCTTTGGAGCCAGGGACACTCCCGATGCTTATTACTGGCCTTCAGAGAAAACGGATAAATAG